One segment of Erigeron canadensis isolate Cc75 chromosome 2, C_canadensis_v1, whole genome shotgun sequence DNA contains the following:
- the LOC122587244 gene encoding uncharacterized protein LOC122587244 isoform X4: MTRTKRSARKSKARRAAPKLPRDHSLRPEGLVCRTCGDEGFNNAFVYCVKCLEFAVHRYCLDVIPKVLNGIVIWFCENCKPAGPYTVIFTKKQKWRERIRLKRQRRYISLEARKEVSCPKQATKPNHGGVSLIPSPLEEALVNSDLGPSQITRCVVLGLAKCVFPNQASKSAQLDNCYPVNESALPKDEHLQIQEESGKSSLYGKMTSPKRKQINERTIAALVTAGDKISCPEGDAEPNYECVSPKKSTPKVAPVNLALGPNQIDPCVEKGIFQKQFTESAELENFSLTGSAEKKRDAMFLPIEKEKHKTQRTTDPIEHSSCDSSCTDVTFKGKEDTTPSADEQKCDIKQFDCGLAKLVTDSSSIKKELNNIMEENDDQAETANHKLKEENLKMERDSPIASRSANIENIVQHINPRPARPVLELVWRGNFSIVQTDYDLFEGLVGQVSEKACLKAIVEARTLPKLLSLQMQPKTELWPVSFSEFPPSDEQIALFFFPGSTKNNLGYKQLVTDMIDEDLAMSVPTKNAELLIFTSRVLPPSSWTIQENYYLWGVFRRKRNDGALPVDGSFTQRQ; the protein is encoded by the exons ATGACTCGCACGAAACGGTCTGCTCGTAAATCTAAGGCACGCAGAGCGGCACCTAAACTACCCCGTGATCATTCCCTCCGGCCtgag GGTTTGGTATGTAGGACATGTGGTGATGAAGGATTCAACAATGCATTTGTTTACTGTGTTAAGTGTCTCGAATTTGCCGTACACAG GTACTGCCTGGATGTAATACCAAAGGTATTAAATGGGATTGTCATTTGGTTTTGCGAAAATTGCAAACCCGCAGGTCCATATACGGTTATTTTTACCAAGAAACAAAAATGGAGAGAAAGAATAAGACTAAAGAGACAAAGGAGATATATTTCTTTGGAAGCAAGGAAAGAGGTCAGCTGTCCAAAGCAGGCTACAAAACCTAACCATGGGGGTGTTTCACTGATACCTTCTCCACTAGAAGAAGCATTAGTGAATTCAG ATCTAGGACCCAGTCAAATTACTCGATGTGTGGTTTTGGGGTTGGCCAAGTGCGTTTTTCCAAATCAGGCTTCAAAGTCTGCTCAGTTGGACAACTGTTATCCAGTAAACGAAAGTGCTTTACCAAAAGATGAGCATTTACAGATCCAAGAAGAGAGTGGCAAAAGTTCACTTTATGGAAAAATGACTTCCcctaaaagaaaacaaataaatgaaagGACAATTGCTGCTCTGGTAACAGCGGGAGACAAGATCAGCTGTCCTGAGGGGGACGCAGAGCCTAACTATGAGTGTGTTTCGCCAAAAAAGTCTACACCAAAAGTAGCACCGGTAAATTTAGCTTTAGGACCCAATCAAATCGATCCATGTGTGGAGAAAGGCATTTTCCAGAAGCAGTTTACAGAGTCTGCTGAATTGGAGAATTTTTCTTTAACTGGAAGTgcagaaaagaaaagagatgcGATGTTCCTGCCTATTGAAAAAGAGAAACATAAAACTCAAAGAACCACAGATCCAATCGAGCATTCGTCGTGCGATTCTAGCTGTACAGATGTAACTTTTAAGGGTAAGGAGGATACGACTCCCTCTGCAGACGAGCAGAAATGTGATATAAAACAATTTGACTGTGGTCTTGCAAAGTTGGTCACTGATTCTTCATCCATTAAAAAAGAGTTGAACAATATAATGGAGGAAAATGATGACCAAGCTGAAACAGCAAACCATAAGCTGAAGGAAGAAAATCTAAAAATGGAAAGAGATAGTCCTATAGCTTCCCGATCAGCCAACATTGAAAACATTGTACAACACATCAATCCTCGACCTGCAAGACCAGTCCTGGAGCTAGTATGGAG GGGAAATTTTAGTATTGTTCAAACAGACTATGACCTATTTGAAGGATTAGTTGGCCAAGTATCAGAGAAAGCTTGTTTGAAGGCCATTGTGGAGGCAAGAACACTTCCAAAATTGCTTAGCTTACAAATGCAACCTAAGACTGAACTTTGGCCAGTGAGCTTCTCGGAGTTCCCTCCTTCTGATGAACAAATTGCTCTCTTCTTTTTTCCTGGAAGCACAAA AAATAATTTGGGTTATAAACAGTTGGTTACGGACATGATAGATGAAGACCTCGCAATGAGCGTCCCAACAAAAAATGCAGAGCTATTGATATTCACATCTAGAGTATTGCCTCCATCATCCTGGA CGATCCAAGAGAATTATTATCTATGGGGAGTTTTCAGAAGAAAAAGGAATGATGGTGCATTACCCGTGGATGGCAGTTTCACACAACGACAATAA
- the LOC122587244 gene encoding uncharacterized protein LOC122587244 isoform X3, with amino-acid sequence MTRTKRSARKSKARRAAPKLPRDHSLRPEGLVCRTCGDEGFNNAFVYCVKCLEFAVHRYCLDVIPKVLNGIVIWFCENCKPAGPYTVIFTKKQKWRERIRLKRQRRYIPLEARKEVSCPKQATKPNHGGVSLIPSPLEEALVNSDLGPSQITRCVVLGLAKCVFPNQASKSAQLDNCYPVNESALPKDEHLQIQEESGKSSLYGKMTSPKRKQINERTIAALVTAGDKISCPEGDAEPNYECVSPKKSTPKVAPVNLALGPNQIDPCVEKGIFQKQFTESAELENFSLTGSAEKKRDAMFLPIEKEKHKTQRTTDPIEHSSCDSSCTDVTFKGKEDTTPSADEQKCDIKQFDCGLAKLVTDSSSIKKELNNIMEENDDQAETANHKLKEENLKMERDSPIASRSANIENIVQHINPRPARPVLELVWRGNFSIVQTDYDLFEGLVGQVSEKACLKAIVEARTLPKLLSLQMQPKTELWPVSFSEFPPSDEQIALFFFPGSTKNNLGYKQLVTDMIDEDLAMSVPTKNAELLIFTSRVLPPSSWTIQENYYLWGVFRRKRNDGALPVDGSFTQRQ; translated from the exons ATGACTCGCACGAAACGGTCTGCTCGTAAATCTAAGGCACGCAGAGCGGCACCTAAACTACCCCGTGATCATTCCCTCCGGCCtgag GGTTTGGTATGTAGGACATGTGGTGATGAAGGATTCAACAATGCATTTGTTTACTGTGTTAAGTGTCTCGAATTTGCCGTACACAG GTACTGCCTGGATGTAATACCAAAGGTATTAAATGGGATTGTCATTTGGTTTTGCGAAAATTGCAAACCCGCAGGTCCATATACGGTTATTTTTACCAAGAAACAAAAATGGAGAGAAAGAATAAGACTAAAGAGACAAAGGAG ATATATTCCTTTGGAAGCAAGGAAAGAGGTCAGCTGTCCAAAGCAGGCTACAAAACCTAACCATGGGGGTGTTTCACTGATACCTTCTCCACTAGAAGAAGCATTAGTGAATTCAGATCTAGGACCCAGTCAAATTACTCGATGTGTGGTTTTGGGGTTGGCCAAGTGCGTTTTTCCAAATCAGGCTTCAAAGTCTGCTCAGTTGGACAACTGTTATCCAGTAAACGAAAGTGCTTTACCAAAAGATGAGCATTTACAGATCCAAGAAGAGAGTGGCAAAAGTTCACTTTATGGAAAAATGACTTCCcctaaaagaaaacaaataaatgaaagGACAATTGCTGCTCTGGTAACAGCGGGAGACAAGATCAGCTGTCCTGAGGGGGACGCAGAGCCTAACTATGAGTGTGTTTCGCCAAAAAAGTCTACACCAAAAGTAGCACCGGTAAATTTAGCTTTAGGACCCAATCAAATCGATCCATGTGTGGAGAAAGGCATTTTCCAGAAGCAGTTTACAGAGTCTGCTGAATTGGAGAATTTTTCTTTAACTGGAAGTgcagaaaagaaaagagatgcGATGTTCCTGCCTATTGAAAAAGAGAAACATAAAACTCAAAGAACCACAGATCCAATCGAGCATTCGTCGTGCGATTCTAGCTGTACAGATGTAACTTTTAAGGGTAAGGAGGATACGACTCCCTCTGCAGACGAGCAGAAATGTGATATAAAACAATTTGACTGTGGTCTTGCAAAGTTGGTCACTGATTCTTCATCCATTAAAAAAGAGTTGAACAATATAATGGAGGAAAATGATGACCAAGCTGAAACAGCAAACCATAAGCTGAAGGAAGAAAATCTAAAAATGGAAAGAGATAGTCCTATAGCTTCCCGATCAGCCAACATTGAAAACATTGTACAACACATCAATCCTCGACCTGCAAGACCAGTCCTGGAGCTAGTATGGAG GGGAAATTTTAGTATTGTTCAAACAGACTATGACCTATTTGAAGGATTAGTTGGCCAAGTATCAGAGAAAGCTTGTTTGAAGGCCATTGTGGAGGCAAGAACACTTCCAAAATTGCTTAGCTTACAAATGCAACCTAAGACTGAACTTTGGCCAGTGAGCTTCTCGGAGTTCCCTCCTTCTGATGAACAAATTGCTCTCTTCTTTTTTCCTGGAAGCACAAA AAATAATTTGGGTTATAAACAGTTGGTTACGGACATGATAGATGAAGACCTCGCAATGAGCGTCCCAACAAAAAATGCAGAGCTATTGATATTCACATCTAGAGTATTGCCTCCATCATCCTGGA CGATCCAAGAGAATTATTATCTATGGGGAGTTTTCAGAAGAAAAAGGAATGATGGTGCATTACCCGTGGATGGCAGTTTCACACAACGACAATAA
- the LOC122587244 gene encoding uncharacterized protein LOC122587244 isoform X5: MTRTKRSARKSKARRAAPKLPRDHSLRPEGLVCRTCGDEGFNNAFVYCVKCLEFAVHRYCLDVIPKVLNGIVIWFCENCKPAGPYTVIFTKKQKWRERIRLKRQRRYISLEARKEVSCPKQATKPNHGGVSLIPSPLEEALVNSDLGPSQKWRERIRLKRQRKYIPLEARKEVSCPKQATKPNHGGVSLIPSPLEEALVNSDLGPSQITRCVVLGLAKCVFPNQASKSAQLDNCYPVNESALPKDEHLQIQEESGKSSLYGKMTSPKRKQINERTIAALVTAGDKISCPEGDAEPNYECVSPKKSTPKVAPVNLALGPNQIDPCVEKGIFQKQFTESAELENFSLTGSAEKKRDAMFLPIEKEKHKTQRTTDPIEHSSCDSSCTDVTFKGKEDTTPSADEQKCDIKQFDCGLAKLVTDSSSIKKELNNIMEENDDQAETANHKLKEENLKMERDSPIASRSANIENIVQHINPRPARPVLELVWRGNFSIVQTDYDLFEGLVGQVSEKACLKAIVEARTLPKLLSLQMQPKTELWPVSFSEFPPSDEQIALFFFPGSTNWLRT, translated from the exons ATGACTCGCACGAAACGGTCTGCTCGTAAATCTAAGGCACGCAGAGCGGCACCTAAACTACCCCGTGATCATTCCCTCCGGCCtgag GGTTTGGTATGTAGGACATGTGGTGATGAAGGATTCAACAATGCATTTGTTTACTGTGTTAAGTGTCTCGAATTTGCCGTACACAG GTACTGCCTGGATGTAATACCAAAGGTATTAAATGGGATTGTCATTTGGTTTTGCGAAAATTGCAAACCCGCAGGTCCATATACGGTTATTTTTACCAAGAAACAAAAATGGAGAGAAAGAATAAGACTAAAGAGACAAAGGAGATATATTTCTTTGGAAGCAAGGAAAGAGGTCAGCTGTCCAAAGCAGGCTACAAAACCTAACCATGGGGGTGTTTCACTGATACCTTCTCCACTAGAAGAAGCATTAGTGAATTCAGATCTAGGACCCAGTCAAAAATGGAGAGAAAGAATAAGACTAAAGAGACAAAGGAAATATATTCCTTTGGAAGCAAGGAAAGAGGTCAGCTGTCCAAAGCAGGCTACAAAACCTAACCATGGGGGTGTTTCACTGATACCTTCTCCACTAGAAGAAGCATTAGTGAATTCAGATCTAGGACCCAGTCAAATTACTCGATGTGTGGTTTTGGGGTTGGCCAAGTGCGTTTTTCCAAATCAGGCTTCAAAGTCTGCTCAGTTGGACAACTGTTATCCAGTAAACGAAAGTGCTTTACCAAAAGATGAGCATTTACAGATCCAAGAAGAGAGTGGCAAAAGTTCACTTTATGGAAAAATGACTTCCcctaaaagaaaacaaataaatgaaagGACAATTGCTGCTCTGGTAACAGCGGGAGACAAGATCAGCTGTCCTGAGGGGGACGCAGAGCCTAACTATGAGTGTGTTTCGCCAAAAAAGTCTACACCAAAAGTAGCACCGGTAAATTTAGCTTTAGGACCCAATCAAATCGATCCATGTGTGGAGAAAGGCATTTTCCAGAAGCAGTTTACAGAGTCTGCTGAATTGGAGAATTTTTCTTTAACTGGAAGTgcagaaaagaaaagagatgcGATGTTCCTGCCTATTGAAAAAGAGAAACATAAAACTCAAAGAACCACAGATCCAATCGAGCATTCGTCGTGCGATTCTAGCTGTACAGATGTAACTTTTAAGGGTAAGGAGGATACGACTCCCTCTGCAGACGAGCAGAAATGTGATATAAAACAATTTGACTGTGGTCTTGCAAAGTTGGTCACTGATTCTTCATCCATTAAAAAAGAGTTGAACAATATAATGGAGGAAAATGATGACCAAGCTGAAACAGCAAACCATAAGCTGAAGGAAGAAAATCTAAAAATGGAAAGAGATAGTCCTATAGCTTCCCGATCAGCCAACATTGAAAACATTGTACAACACATCAATCCTCGACCTGCAAGACCAGTCCTGGAGCTAGTATGGAG GGGAAATTTTAGTATTGTTCAAACAGACTATGACCTATTTGAAGGATTAGTTGGCCAAGTATCAGAGAAAGCTTGTTTGAAGGCCATTGTGGAGGCAAGAACACTTCCAAAATTGCTTAGCTTACAAATGCAACCTAAGACTGAACTTTGGCCAGTGAGCTTCTCGGAGTTCCCTCCTTCTGATGAACAAATTGCTCTCTTCTTTTTTCCTGGAAGCACAAA TTGGTTACGGACATGA
- the LOC122587244 gene encoding uncharacterized protein LOC122587244 isoform X1: MTRTKRSARKSKARRAAPKLPRDHSLRPEGLVCRTCGDEGFNNAFVYCVKCLEFAVHRYCLDVIPKVLNGIVIWFCENCKPAGPYTVIFTKKQKWRERIRLKRQRRYISLEARKEVSCPKQATKPNHGGVSLIPSPLEEALVNSDLGPSQKWRERIRLKRQRKYIPLEARKEVSCPKQATKPNHGGVSLIPSPLEEALVNSDLGPSQITRCVVLGLAKCVFPNQASKSAQLDNCYPVNESALPKDEHLQIQEESGKSSLYGKMTSPKRKQINERTIAALVTAGDKISCPEGDAEPNYECVSPKKSTPKVAPVNLALGPNQIDPCVEKGIFQKQFTESAELENFSLTGSAEKKRDAMFLPIEKEKHKTQRTTDPIEHSSCDSSCTDVTFKGKEDTTPSADEQKCDIKQFDCGLAKLVTDSSSIKKELNNIMEENDDQAETANHKLKEENLKMERDSPIASRSANIENIVQHINPRPARPVLELVWRGNFSIVQTDYDLFEGLVGQVSEKACLKAIVEARTLPKLLSLQMQPKTELWPVSFSEFPPSDEQIALFFFPGSTKNNLGYKQLVTDMIDEDLAMSVPTKNAELLIFTSRVLPPSSWTIQENYYLWGVFRRKRNDGALPVDGSFTQRQ, translated from the exons ATGACTCGCACGAAACGGTCTGCTCGTAAATCTAAGGCACGCAGAGCGGCACCTAAACTACCCCGTGATCATTCCCTCCGGCCtgag GGTTTGGTATGTAGGACATGTGGTGATGAAGGATTCAACAATGCATTTGTTTACTGTGTTAAGTGTCTCGAATTTGCCGTACACAG GTACTGCCTGGATGTAATACCAAAGGTATTAAATGGGATTGTCATTTGGTTTTGCGAAAATTGCAAACCCGCAGGTCCATATACGGTTATTTTTACCAAGAAACAAAAATGGAGAGAAAGAATAAGACTAAAGAGACAAAGGAGATATATTTCTTTGGAAGCAAGGAAAGAGGTCAGCTGTCCAAAGCAGGCTACAAAACCTAACCATGGGGGTGTTTCACTGATACCTTCTCCACTAGAAGAAGCATTAGTGAATTCAGATCTAGGACCCAGTCAAAAATGGAGAGAAAGAATAAGACTAAAGAGACAAAGGAAATATATTCCTTTGGAAGCAAGGAAAGAGGTCAGCTGTCCAAAGCAGGCTACAAAACCTAACCATGGGGGTGTTTCACTGATACCTTCTCCACTAGAAGAAGCATTAGTGAATTCAGATCTAGGACCCAGTCAAATTACTCGATGTGTGGTTTTGGGGTTGGCCAAGTGCGTTTTTCCAAATCAGGCTTCAAAGTCTGCTCAGTTGGACAACTGTTATCCAGTAAACGAAAGTGCTTTACCAAAAGATGAGCATTTACAGATCCAAGAAGAGAGTGGCAAAAGTTCACTTTATGGAAAAATGACTTCCcctaaaagaaaacaaataaatgaaagGACAATTGCTGCTCTGGTAACAGCGGGAGACAAGATCAGCTGTCCTGAGGGGGACGCAGAGCCTAACTATGAGTGTGTTTCGCCAAAAAAGTCTACACCAAAAGTAGCACCGGTAAATTTAGCTTTAGGACCCAATCAAATCGATCCATGTGTGGAGAAAGGCATTTTCCAGAAGCAGTTTACAGAGTCTGCTGAATTGGAGAATTTTTCTTTAACTGGAAGTgcagaaaagaaaagagatgcGATGTTCCTGCCTATTGAAAAAGAGAAACATAAAACTCAAAGAACCACAGATCCAATCGAGCATTCGTCGTGCGATTCTAGCTGTACAGATGTAACTTTTAAGGGTAAGGAGGATACGACTCCCTCTGCAGACGAGCAGAAATGTGATATAAAACAATTTGACTGTGGTCTTGCAAAGTTGGTCACTGATTCTTCATCCATTAAAAAAGAGTTGAACAATATAATGGAGGAAAATGATGACCAAGCTGAAACAGCAAACCATAAGCTGAAGGAAGAAAATCTAAAAATGGAAAGAGATAGTCCTATAGCTTCCCGATCAGCCAACATTGAAAACATTGTACAACACATCAATCCTCGACCTGCAAGACCAGTCCTGGAGCTAGTATGGAG GGGAAATTTTAGTATTGTTCAAACAGACTATGACCTATTTGAAGGATTAGTTGGCCAAGTATCAGAGAAAGCTTGTTTGAAGGCCATTGTGGAGGCAAGAACACTTCCAAAATTGCTTAGCTTACAAATGCAACCTAAGACTGAACTTTGGCCAGTGAGCTTCTCGGAGTTCCCTCCTTCTGATGAACAAATTGCTCTCTTCTTTTTTCCTGGAAGCACAAA AAATAATTTGGGTTATAAACAGTTGGTTACGGACATGATAGATGAAGACCTCGCAATGAGCGTCCCAACAAAAAATGCAGAGCTATTGATATTCACATCTAGAGTATTGCCTCCATCATCCTGGA CGATCCAAGAGAATTATTATCTATGGGGAGTTTTCAGAAGAAAAAGGAATGATGGTGCATTACCCGTGGATGGCAGTTTCACACAACGACAATAA
- the LOC122587244 gene encoding uncharacterized protein LOC122587244 isoform X2: protein MTRTKRSARKSKARRAAPKLPRDHSLRPEGLVCRTCGDEGFNNAFVYCVKCLEFAVHRYCLDVIPKVLNGIVIWFCENCKPAGPYTVIFTKKQKWRERIRLKRQRKYIPLEARKEVSCPKQATKPNHGGVSLIPSPLEEALVNSDLGPSQITRCVVLGLAKCVFPNQASKSAQLDNCYPVNESALPKDEHLQIQEESGKSSLYGKMTSPKRKQINERTIAALVTAGDKISCPEGDAEPNYECVSPKKSTPKVAPVNLALGPNQIDPCVEKGIFQKQFTESAELENFSLTGSAEKKRDAMFLPIEKEKHKTQRTTDPIEHSSCDSSCTDVTFKGKEDTTPSADEQKCDIKQFDCGLAKLVTDSSSIKKELNNIMEENDDQAETANHKLKEENLKMERDSPIASRSANIENIVQHINPRPARPVLELVWRGNFSIVQTDYDLFEGLVGQVSEKACLKAIVEARTLPKLLSLQMQPKTELWPVSFSEFPPSDEQIALFFFPGSTKNNLGYKQLVTDMIDEDLAMSVPTKNAELLIFTSRVLPPSSWTIQENYYLWGVFRRKRNDGALPVDGSFTQRQ from the exons ATGACTCGCACGAAACGGTCTGCTCGTAAATCTAAGGCACGCAGAGCGGCACCTAAACTACCCCGTGATCATTCCCTCCGGCCtgag GGTTTGGTATGTAGGACATGTGGTGATGAAGGATTCAACAATGCATTTGTTTACTGTGTTAAGTGTCTCGAATTTGCCGTACACAG GTACTGCCTGGATGTAATACCAAAGGTATTAAATGGGATTGTCATTTGGTTTTGCGAAAATTGCAAACCCGCAGGTCCATATACGGTTATTTTTACCAAGAAACAAAA ATGGAGAGAAAGAATAAGACTAAAGAGACAAAGGAAATATATTCCTTTGGAAGCAAGGAAAGAGGTCAGCTGTCCAAAGCAGGCTACAAAACCTAACCATGGGGGTGTTTCACTGATACCTTCTCCACTAGAAGAAGCATTAGTGAATTCAGATCTAGGACCCAGTCAAATTACTCGATGTGTGGTTTTGGGGTTGGCCAAGTGCGTTTTTCCAAATCAGGCTTCAAAGTCTGCTCAGTTGGACAACTGTTATCCAGTAAACGAAAGTGCTTTACCAAAAGATGAGCATTTACAGATCCAAGAAGAGAGTGGCAAAAGTTCACTTTATGGAAAAATGACTTCCcctaaaagaaaacaaataaatgaaagGACAATTGCTGCTCTGGTAACAGCGGGAGACAAGATCAGCTGTCCTGAGGGGGACGCAGAGCCTAACTATGAGTGTGTTTCGCCAAAAAAGTCTACACCAAAAGTAGCACCGGTAAATTTAGCTTTAGGACCCAATCAAATCGATCCATGTGTGGAGAAAGGCATTTTCCAGAAGCAGTTTACAGAGTCTGCTGAATTGGAGAATTTTTCTTTAACTGGAAGTgcagaaaagaaaagagatgcGATGTTCCTGCCTATTGAAAAAGAGAAACATAAAACTCAAAGAACCACAGATCCAATCGAGCATTCGTCGTGCGATTCTAGCTGTACAGATGTAACTTTTAAGGGTAAGGAGGATACGACTCCCTCTGCAGACGAGCAGAAATGTGATATAAAACAATTTGACTGTGGTCTTGCAAAGTTGGTCACTGATTCTTCATCCATTAAAAAAGAGTTGAACAATATAATGGAGGAAAATGATGACCAAGCTGAAACAGCAAACCATAAGCTGAAGGAAGAAAATCTAAAAATGGAAAGAGATAGTCCTATAGCTTCCCGATCAGCCAACATTGAAAACATTGTACAACACATCAATCCTCGACCTGCAAGACCAGTCCTGGAGCTAGTATGGAG GGGAAATTTTAGTATTGTTCAAACAGACTATGACCTATTTGAAGGATTAGTTGGCCAAGTATCAGAGAAAGCTTGTTTGAAGGCCATTGTGGAGGCAAGAACACTTCCAAAATTGCTTAGCTTACAAATGCAACCTAAGACTGAACTTTGGCCAGTGAGCTTCTCGGAGTTCCCTCCTTCTGATGAACAAATTGCTCTCTTCTTTTTTCCTGGAAGCACAAA AAATAATTTGGGTTATAAACAGTTGGTTACGGACATGATAGATGAAGACCTCGCAATGAGCGTCCCAACAAAAAATGCAGAGCTATTGATATTCACATCTAGAGTATTGCCTCCATCATCCTGGA CGATCCAAGAGAATTATTATCTATGGGGAGTTTTCAGAAGAAAAAGGAATGATGGTGCATTACCCGTGGATGGCAGTTTCACACAACGACAATAA